Part of the Henckelia pumila isolate YLH828 chromosome 2, ASM3356847v2, whole genome shotgun sequence genome is shown below.
aaccatttctcacgattgaaaaataacaatttgaaaagattttgttgaaatttcggttcaccttccccctaattgaaTTGGACGATTGAAACTTAATTTATGCGCATAAGTTTGACAGAAATTCATGAAATATTGACACTCTCTCTCAAGGttatgccaaactaatcaaatcaatgaaacaattaaatctctctaattgtttatcacgactgattgctttgcgttctatgaattctacaactttcaacctggtggtctatgactatcaacatgtacttataaataccatatctctatgcatattttaagtccatggattctaTCATTTGTCCTAACTATGAACCTATCTCGCAACAGCAATTCACAATTTACGAATCTATAttaagggtagctaatcatcaacatagagaaaacacatgataaaatcaattataaacataaatcaaatctcaatacgtccggtgattcaatcacactacagtgtttcgaggttggttcggatccccttgattccaacaaaataaaagtttagctactgaacgtcattacaaaattcaatctaaaaagcgtttaacataaaaattcagaaaagacgaagagaaaaactcccaacggagaTAAGAAAACTTCAAACTCTTAGCCGCCGTCTACCTCCTTTTGTGCACCTCTGTTGACCCCTAAAATCTATGGAAAGAATTGTATTTATAGTCCCCAAAAATCCTTTCCGAAATAAActctccaaaatattaaaattccaAATCTGCGCATCGCGCCCAggcggtagaaaagtgccgcTCGGGTGCCTCAAAAATTGGCAACATACTGTTTTGCTCATTCGTGAGTGCGCGTGGGCGGTAGAAAAGTGCCTCCTGGGCGCCCTGTCTTTTTCCAGAAATATAAATTTCTTCTCTTGCTTTCCTCGCGGCCTCATGCGTGCATCGCCTTCTCACCAAAAATCAGCATTTCCTAGTGATTTCCTGCAGTAAAAAAGAATAAATCAGAGAagtgactacaaacacaataaaACAATAAACAGAACAAGAATGGTAAAGAACAGACACAACGTAAAcgaaacgaatgcaaaacaaacacaaaacatgcaaaACAACGCACAAAAACGACTCTtatcaacctccccaaactaacctttgctcgccctcgagcaaaataGATGACAAACTAACATGCAGACACAACAAAACGATGTCACAAGTAGGTAAAATCAACCTTCTTAAGCCTCAGAACTTCTTCCAAAAGAAAATcaatccaatcatatcaacaTGCTAACATTAACTAGCCAACCTTGCAAACTTTAAAATCTCGCAACTCCGTTTTTGGAATACTCTACTCCGAATTTAATTCACACATTCTAAGATCATAAGGACTTTTTCAGTTATAATAGGATCAAGATTTAGAAACATTCAATGATACACACACTCATGACTGGTATAACTCAATGAAAAatagtgtgtgcatgttttGATCAAGAATCCATATTCATTAACCGTGTTTATCAATAGTCCATAAGCAAAATTCttacaacccctctccactagtatattgggcgactgtgactcggtcaataggtcttaatACACTTAATATGTCAGGCTAGGCTAATGGATCcaaatgaaggaaaagaattcaaagagggagtaaatgATGTTCATTCTCTACAGTCCACTCCTTTTGACTCACAATTTCGCACCTCTTCTCATTCATTGATTTccatatttttcttttctttcacttGCCTTCTGCCaatattcttttctttctttttcaccACTTTGAACAACAACCAACACATCATTCCATTCTTAATTTTTCAGTAGGAGCATAAACAGAAATAATCTACATTCAATTTACTTCCACAAGGTAGGAATGAGTGTTTAAGCTATGGGTAGTAGTTGTAGGATATTGAACATtgtcgaatgggggtttaccacACATTTTCGCGCATGCCATTCGTTTTCTATTAAGTTCAAATTAGGTACTAGGGACATAATAAATCAAGGGTGGTTTGAAAGgcacaaaaaaaattcataaagaaTTGCCTATATCACTCCTAAGTCACAGTATACCCGTATTATGCCTCGAGGGGTGTTTGAACTTGTTCTAGACAAATTTCAATTCACAGTTAACTCATAcagatctcaatcagtgcagaacaTAAAATCATCAGTAGTAAGCGATGATTACTCCAAAACAAAGATCAGATTGTTCACCTCTCGTGCGCATATAAACGTGAAGGCTCAACTGGGCATCTAAGGGTAATTcacgaaaaaaataaatttaagccCAAAGGTCAAACAaattgcctcaatcatatccaaGTTTTTATGTTTCAAATTCAGATTCAAGCATACCTCACAGAGTGTTTAACGATCTATTCATCGACTTGGTTGTACTAGTTCAAAACTATTTGTCAAGCAAAGAAGATAATCATGGACTTAAAAactgccaattttttttttcatcattggcTTTTTGGTTTCATTCACAACACTTGCAACAGCACTAAAAACGACTCGAACGAACAAAAAGCATGAAAATAGAATGAAAACACAAAAGATacaccctccccaaactaaagacgagcattgtccccaatgctacTTGACACCACCAAATCTAAAAACAAACGAAAGAaaactaaaaacaaaaaaacactaAACACTCCCCTGGTATTAATCAGAATCCTCCTCATCGAAGTCTTTGGGCAGATCCCGAACTGGCGGAGCATATTGGAATGGAAAAGGCGGAGGATATGACGGTGGCACCGGATAAGCTGTAGGGTCCATCCCAGCATTTGCGAGCAGGCCTCGCATCATGGCATTGGTAGATTCGTTGTGGGCTGCTTTCACCTCCTGGCATTTGTCCATGTGTTGCACCCAGGCCGAAATTTCACTCAATGTGTCATTCGTGGTGCGTCGAGCAGGGGGTGGCTTAGGCACATTTCTCGATGATTGACCGGGTCCAGAACATGCCCGGTATTCAGCTGTAAACTCCCTGAGTCGGAACGAATGTTTTGCCTTCAAAATAGTGTCATCCACCTCCTGCTTCGGATGCAACCATTCTTCGTCGTCCCTGATTGGGACACCAGCTTTCAGACAAAGTTCAGAAACAATGGTCGGAAAGAATATCACAATGTTGAACGTGCGAATGGAAGTGTACAACTCTTGGTTGATAATCCGTCCAACATTGAGCGGCCATTGCTTGTGCAGGGCTTACAGCAGCACCACCCTGCTCATCACCACCATTTGGGTGTGGGATACCGGCATTAACCTGTGAGTTAGAAAAGCATACCACAAGGGCGGTTCCGGCCgcaaatttttttctttaaaagataCAAATTTCACCGAGTCTTTCCAAACGTTTCCATCATAGCACAGGACATTAGAAATTTCATTATAGTCCGGGTTAGCCTTAAATGCTTGAAATTGGCTATCATCCACATCCGGAGTTTTTAACAAATCATTAATAGCGACAGGAGTGAAAGAAACCATCTTACCCCGCACGAAAGTCGTGCTATCTGTACGCTCGATAGCGTTGGCGTAGTACTTTCGTACCAAGGGGACAATCACCGCTAGAGGTTGGCGGCAAAACTCGGTCCATCCTCGAGCCATGATGCCAAGGGAGGCGGTGTGTTTTTCGGAGAGATTGATTCCCCTCTCTGCAATTGGAGTCCTACTAGCCTTGGCTTCTTCATACCTCGCCTTGGCTTCTTCCGAGATGAATATGGGGTAGCCCTAGAAGTGGCTATCTTTTGTTTCTTTGGTGCCATGGTGACCGAAACTTGAGGAATCGAGTGATGGACCTGTGAATTGGAGAGAACAAGGAGAAATATAGAGTGAGAGAGATACGgcgagagagagagagtagGGTTAGGAAGAAGAATTAGAAAGGGAATTGTAAAAGACAGAAAGGGGATCGGGTTTTATTTTTTCTAAGTCTGCGCgatgcgcccgagcggtagaaaatagTCGCCCGAGCGCACAcccttttgaaaatttttactaAAAACAGAGGGCACGCGCGCGGGCGGCAGAAAAtagccgcccgggcgcaccccaattcgaattttttttaagaaaacagAAATAGGGCGCTCGGGCGGCGATTTATTGCCGCCCGAGCGccttcaaatttttgaaaaaaaaaaacaaaataaattacgaaaaataaaaccaactactaaaaaaattgaataaaagaGATTGCAGAGAGTAGTTCTCAATTTAAAGTCTAGAGCTTGACTTTTCTTCCTCCCCAAACTAGTCTTGGTCAGTCAATGTGGTGATGACAGGCATGGAATCAACGTCACCCCCCACATAGTGTTTTAGCCTTTGAGCATTGACCGTAAAAGACTCTTTTCTGGAATCTTTGATTTCAATGGCCCCCGATGGATATACCTTGGTGATTTTATAGGGGCCAGACCACCTAGACTTCAGTTTTCCAGGAAAAAGCCTCAACCGGGAGTTAAATAGCAAGACAGCATCTCCTTCCTTGAATTCCCGCTGACGAATGCGCCTGTCATGTATTCTCTTGGTTCGTTCCTTGTACGAAACCGCCATATCATATGCACTGTCGCGGAATTCCTCCAGTTGATTAAGCTCTAGCAATCTCTTTTCACCTGCAGCAGCAAATTCAAAGTTTAGGGTCTTAGTAGCCCAATATGCTCTATGTTCTAACTCAACAGGTAAATGACATGTCTTTCCAAATAACAGTCTATAAGGGGAAGTgtgcctataggtgttttaaacgcTGTCCTATAGGCCCATAAGACATCATCAAGTCGAAATGCCCAATCGTTCCGATTAGTACTCACACTTTTCTCCAAAATCTGTTTGATTTCTCGATTGGACACTTCCACTTGGCCACTGGTCTGGGGTGATATGGGGTAGAGACTTTACGCTTGACACCATATTTTTTTAAGAGTTTGTCAAAAAATTTATTGCAAAAGTGGGTGCCACCATCACTAGTGATTGCACGGGGTGTACCAAaccgattaaaaatatttttcttcaaaaatttcagtacAACCTGTGCATCATTTGTCACATAAGCTTCGGCCTctatccattttgaaacataatcgactgcgaccaaaatgtatttttttttcaaagaaattggaaatggtcccatgaagtcgatttcccatacatcaaatatctcacactcaatgatattatttaaaggCATTTCATTTCGGTTTGAGATATTACCTGTCCGCCGACATCTATCACAAGCTAAGACAAACAAGCGCGTATCCTTAAAGAGATTTGGCCAATAAAACCCACATTCAAGTACATTTGCTGTTGTTTTGACTGGCCCAGCATGGCCACCTACCTCACTATCATGACAATGACTGAGGATGATTTGCATTTCTCcttccgccacacatctccggaTCATCGAGTCAgcacatattttaaacaaaaaaggtTCCTCCCAAAAATAGTGCTTTAaatctgataaaaaaaatttcttttgatGGAAAGATAGATTATGTGGGAGTGTGCTTGTGACCAGATAATTAGCAAAATTTGCATACCATGGTGAACTTTCTATGGCAAAAAGTTTTTCATCAGGGAACCAATCATCTATGTCCTCTATTTCAGTTTGTGCACCATCAATAATGCATTCTAATCTAGACAGATGATCAGCTACTACATTTTCAACACCCTTCTTATCCCTGAtctctaaatcaaattcttgcaaaagtaaGATCCATCTAATCAGTCTAGGTTTGgcatctttcttcgtcaacaaGTGATTAATAGCAGAGTGATCTGTGTATACAGTGATTTTGGAAAGTACAAGGTATGAGTGAAATTTGTCCAGTGCAAATACTACAGCTAGCAACTCTTTTTCAGTGGTGGCATAATTTAGTTGAGTTTTCATTTAGAGTCTTGCTAGCGTAGTAGATAGTTCGGAATACCTTGTCTATTCGTTGTCCAAGCACCGCGCCAACAACAGAGTCACTTGCATCGCACATTACCTCAAATGGGAGATCCCAATTCGGCGATGTCAGTATTGGTGCAGTCACCAGTATTTCTCTCAACACTTCAAAGGCCTGTAAACAATTTGAATCAAAGTCAAAAGGGGCATCTTTCATTAGCAAAGAAGAAAGAGGTttggcaatttttgaaaaatccttaATAAACCGCCGGTAGAAACCGGCATGTCCTAGGAAACTTCTGACTCCCTTGACTGTTGTAGGTGGAGGCAAATTTTGAATAACGTGCACCTTGGCCCTGTCCACCTCGATCCCCTGGTCAAAAATTAGGTGACCCAATACTATACCTTCTGTCACCATGAAATGGCACTTCTCCCAGTTCAGCACCAAATTTGTCTCCTCGCATCTCATTAAAACAGAATTCAAGTTAtgcagacatgcatcaaaagattgaccgaaaatagagaaatcatccatgaaaatttctaaaaaaatttcgaccatatcatgaaaaatggCAGTCATGCATCTCCATATGGGCAAGTGAAAGTCGTTTTATCCTTGTCTTCAGGTGCAATCGCTATTTGATTGTATCCTGAATACCCAtctaaaaaacagtaaaactCATACCCAGCCAGTCTCtctagcatttgatcaatgaaagggagaggaaaatgatccttacgggtTGCATCATTTAGTTTTCTATAGTCTATGCACACACGTCAACCTGTAACTGTCCTAGTGGGTATCAGTTCATTATTCTCATTCTGTATGACAGTAATTCCCCCTTCTTTGGTACACATTGCACCGGACTCACCCATGGACTATCAGATATAGGATAAATGATACCTGCATCCAgaagtttgatcgtttcagcttTGACAACTTCCTGCATTTTCAGATTCAATCTCCTTTGTGGTTGTACCAATGGGTTGATGCTCTCTTCCATTAAAATCTTGTGCATGCATATGGATGGATTGATTCCTTTTATATCCGCCACTTTCCAGGCAAACACACTCTTGTGGTTCTTGAGCACCTCCATTAGTCTGGCCTCCATctcacctgtcaaagaagaagatATTATGACAGGTAACTTATCATTCTCGCCTAAAAACACATATTTGAGATGGATAGGTAATAATTTCAATTCCACAGTAGGTGGTTCCTCAAGGCTTGGTTTCTGGAGGATTAAATCCTTCCGGTCACCAAGGTCTTCAAGTCTAAGCTTTTCAACTCTTCTCCATGACTGGTTGTCATTCAAATATGCAGTCATCTCTTCAATTCTGTCACTGAGATCTTCCACATGCTCAGATATAAGTGCAGCTTCTAATGGTTCCTGAAAAGTATCCTgcacataatcaaataacagtGAGTCCACTACATCCAGTTGAAAACATTCTTCAttattctgataaaattttaaagcatTAAAAACGTCAAACGAAATTTTCTCTTCTCCCACTCTCAACAGTAACTCTCCCTTCTGGACATCTATTAGTGCCTTTCCTGTTGCCAGGAAAGGTCTACCCAAGATGAGTGGCATGTCcaaatcctcttccatatctagCACCACGAAGTCCAcggggaagatgaatttgtccACATTTACAAGCACGTCCTCGATTATCCCCCGTGGATATTTGATGGACCTGTCTGCCAGTTGTAACGACATTCTGGTGGACTTTGGTTCTCCCAAGCTCAATTTCCTAAACACAGAGTAAGGCATTAGATTTATACTAGCACCCAAATCACATAAAGCTTTATGAAATTGAATATCATTAATCACAcaagggatagagaaactccctggatctttttgCTTTAATGGGATTTTATTTTGCACTAGTGCTGAGCAATTCTCAGTCAGACTAATCATTGCATGCTCCTCCAGTTTCCTCTTGTTGGAGAGGATCTCCTTCAAGAACTTCGCATAGCTTGGCATTTGCATCAGTGCATCAGCGAAGGGAATATTAatattcaatttcttgaatACTTCCAGGAATTTGCCAAACTGAGAATCTAGTTTTGCCTTCTTAATAGCTGCAGGAAAAGGTGATGACACAACAATTTTTGCTTGTGAAGTGGGTCAAAGTGTTGGGATAGATGACTTACCTAAAATTTTTTCTGATGCCGCCAATTCTGGCTCTTTCTCGATCTGTGGTGCAGGCTCTACTGTCTTTCCACTCCTCAGTTCAATTGCTTTTACCTGCTCCTTCGGATTCTTCTCCGTGTCACTCGGCAAGGTACCCTGATCTCTGCTGGAAATTGTTTTGGCCAATTTCCCTATCTGATTCTCCAGATTCTTTATTGAGGCATCTTGATTCTTCATGCCGGTTTCAGTAGATGATATGAATTTCTGCATCATCTGCTCCAAGCTCGATTTCTCCTCTTGAGGATGTCTGCCGTAGTTCTTA
Proteins encoded:
- the LOC140878322 gene encoding uncharacterized protein, with the protein product MKLRADITTFAQGEQETLYEAWERYKDLLRRCPHHQIPDGLVVQTFYYGLPHSNRTMLDAAVGGNLLRKSPEDGYELIEEMASSSYHPQSERNAVRRPAGMHQVDAFTSVAAQLEVMNKRIEELSVGNSVMRVHERLSNIFSTRGSYGWRQHPNFSWGGQNNKPYGNKNYGRHPQEEKSSLEQMMQKFISSTETGMKNQDASIKNLENQIGKLAKTISSRDQGTLPSDTEKNPKEQVKAIELRSGKTVEPAPQIEKEPELAASEKILAIKKAKLDSQFGKFLEVFKKLNINIPFADALMQMPSYAKFLKEILSNKRKLEEHAMISLTENCSALVQNKIPLKQKDPGSFSIPCVINDIQFHKALCDLGASINLMPYSVFRKLSLGEPKSTRMSLQLADRSIKYPRGIIEDVLVNVDKFIFPVDFVVLDMEEDLDMPLILGRPFLATGKALIDVQKGELLLRVGEEKISFDVFNALKFYQNNEECFQLDVVDSLLFDYVQDTFQEPLEAALISEHVEDLSDRIEEMTAYLNDNQSWRRVEKLRLEDLGDRKDLILQKPSLEEPPTVELKLLPIHLKYVFLGENDKLPVIISSSLTGEMEARLMEVLKNHKSVFAWKVADIKGINPSICMHKILMEESINPLVQPQRRLNLKMQEVVKAETIKLLDAGYNQIAIAPEDKDKTTFTCPYGDA